AACTCTTCTGTTGAGCTCTAAACACAAATAATGCACGTATCGACTAGGCATACTATGCGCTGAACACAAATAATTTTATATTAAAAAAAATGCATTTCTTGACTGTTCCTCTCCACTATGATCTGAAAGCCGTATGCGTCTTTACCGTACAATACAATCCTATCTAATTACGTGTCTTTACCTTTTTCTGCATCTTCTTCAGATCTGAAAGCTTAGTGATCCTCTTCTTCTTGCTGTTAACGAAGATGGCTTCTTCTTCTTCTTCATCATCCCTGGCTCTCATTTGGTTGTATCACGTCTTCCTGAGCTTCCGTGGTGAAGACGTGCGCAAAGGCTTTCTTAGTCACGTTCTGAAAGAGTTCAAAAGCAAGGGAATCATTGTTTTCATTGATAACGAGATCAAGCGAGGCGAATCTATCGGTCCAGAGCTTGTTAAAGCGATCAGACATTCAAGGGTTGCCGTTGTGTTGCTCTCCCGGAACTATGCTTCTTCAAGCTGGTGTCTGGATGAGTTAGTGGAAATCATGAAGTGCAGGGAAGAGTTTGGTCAAACAGTGATGACCATTTTCTACAATGTGGATCCATCTGAAGTTAGGAAGCAGACCGGAGATTTCGGAAAAGCCTTTGATGAAACCTGTGTGGGGAAAGCAGAAGAGGTGAAGCAGGCATGGAGGCAAGCTTTGAATGATGTCGCTGGTATAGCTGGTTACCACTCTAGCAACTGGTTGGCTCACTTCTTTTTTATATACTTCCATGTGGATATTAGAGTTTCTGATATTATTTATACATTTTTTTAATATTATTATTTATACATGATAATGACAGTTTTAATGAATATCCTCTGTTGTTTTTGTTAGTGGGAATGAGGCTGATTTGATCAACAAAGTTGCCTCAGATGTCATGGCTCTGTTGGGTTTTACACCGACAAATGACTTTGATGACTTTGTTGGCATAGGAGCTCGTGTCAAGGAGATAAAATCAAAGTTGATCCTACAATCAGAACAAGTTAAGGTGATTGGGATTTTTGGTCCTGTCGGGATTGGGAAGACGACCACTGCCAGAGTTTTATACAACCAACTCTCTCCCGATTTTCCGTTCAGCACGTTTTTGGAGAATATCAGAGGGAGTTATGAGAAGCCTTGTGGTAACGACTATCAGTTGAAGTTGCGTTTGCAGAAAAACTTGTTGTCTCAAATATTCAACAAAGGGGACATTGTGGTTCATCACTTGGGAAGGGCTCAAGAAATGCTGAGAGACAAAAAGGTGTTGGTTGTTCTTGATGAAGTTGATAATTGGTGGCAACTAGAGGAAATGGCAAATCAGCGTGGATGGGTTGGTCCCGGAAGTATGATTATCATTACAACTGAAGATAGAAAACTTCTCAAGGCACTTAGACTCGGGAGCGGTCATATCTACAGGATGAAATATCCAACTAGGGACGAGTCTCTGCAGATCTTCTGCCACTATGCTTTCGGTCAAAAATCTCCAGATGATGGTTTTGAAAGTCTTGCTAGGGAAGTTACTTGGCTTGCTGGTGATCGTACGTGTGCATAGGTTACTGCAACAAATGGGTAGAGAAATTGTCAAGAAAAGGTCTTTGGAAGAGCCTGGAAAACCACATTTCTTATTCCTGATGTACTTGATGAAGATACTGTAAGTTTTCTCATTATATTTTACATCTGCCGTCTTCTATTTCCTTGATTTTTAAGTTTGAGAATTTTTTTCTTTGTGAATAATTTATTCTAGGCTACTGGAAATGTTCTAGGCATACGGTTGAAGACAGGCAGGATAATCCAAATAAGTAAAAGCGCATTCCAAGGGATGAATAATCTCCAGTTTCTATTCTTTGACATTGAAACCACATGCACACCCGAGGGCCTCGACTGTCTTCCCGAGAAACTCATATTGCTATACTGGAACGTCTGTCCATTGAGAGTTTGGCCTTCCAAGTTCTCTGGCAAGTTTCTTGTTGAACTAATCATGTCATATAGCGATTTGGAGATGCTTTGGGAGGGGATTAAAGTAAAAATACTCAGCTTTTTTTTTCTTTCTTTTTATATTGTATTGCTCGATTAGTCATTTCTCTAAAACTCTTCTTCTTTTTTTTCTTTGTATAGCCTCTCCCGTGCCTCGAGAAGTTGTGTTTGCATTTCTTTATAAATCTGAAGAAGTTTCCAGATCTCTCTAAAGCAACAAGTCTCAATTATTTACTTCTCCAAGGCAGCGAAAGTTTGTTAAAGCTCACAAACTCTATTGGCAAAGCCACTAAGCTTTATCTATTGGATATGTCAGATTATAAAAACATCGAAGACTTCCCAAATATACCTGACAGCATCGTAAAGTTGGTGTTTGTGCAAAACAGGGATAAAGGAGATTCCTCCATGGATTGAGAAACTATTTCGCCTGCGTAAATTAATTATGCATGGATGCGAGAAGCTGAAAACTATATCCCCAAACATTTCTAAGTTGGAGAATCTTGAGTTTCTTGGTCTGAGTAACTATGGTAAGTGTGCTTTTGGTGGTCATAATGAAGATAATGATATGAGTCTGATGACGTATTTGAAGCAACAATCGAGTGGGGGCCTGACTTTAAGCGCAGTTGGAGATTACGGTCAGACTTAGACGTTCACTACATTTTGCAGATATGTCTACCCGAGAAGGCTTTTACATCTCCTATATCATTACGTCTCCGAGGTGATGGTATCAAAGACTATTCCAGATTGCATCACACGTCTCTCGGGACTAATTAAGCTTGACGTCAAAGAGTGCAGAGAGCTCGTAGCACTTCCACCGCTTCCACATTCCCTTCAATCTTTAGATGCACAAGGTTGTGCATCTTTGCAGAGAATAGACTCCTCTCCTCTTCAAAATCCAAACATTTTCCTAAACTTTGCCAAGTGCTACAACCTGAAACAAAAAGCGAGAAAGCTCATCCAGACATCAGCTTGCAAATATGCGGTTTTACCGGGCGAAGAAGTGCCTGCACACTTCACTCAGCGAGCCAGTTCAGGTTCCTTAACGATCAATTCGACTCAAAGACCTCTTCTTTCATCCTTCAGATTCATAGCTTGTATCTTGCTCTCAAAGGTATACGAGGATGATGATCACGATGATCATGAAGATGATCACGATGAGTATGAGGATGCGGATGATGATCATGATTATTATGGTGATGATGATGTTGATGTTGATGTTGATGTTGATGGTGATGATGATGATGACGATGAGGATAAGAGTTCATGGACGGGCATGTCTTGTTCCGTAAGGGGTAACCAGAATGGCCGCACGGTCGGAAGTGGATCAAACCAGCTCCATATGCCAGATCTCTATGGACAAGCAGATCATCTGTATATATTTGAAGATTCTTGCACTCTAAACCAGGATTTCCCTGAAGCCGAAGAAACCACTTTCAGCGAGCTTACTTTTGTGTTCAGAGTCCATGATGAAACCTGCAATGTCAAAGGCTGCGGTGTACGACTTTTAGAAGCAAACAATGAAAGTGCAGGTGGTGGTGGTGGTGGTGATGATGATGATGATAGTGGTGATCATGGTGAGGATGATGATGATGATAGTGAGGAAGATACTGGTGAGGGAGATAAATGTGGTGATGATGGTGAAGGTGGTGAGGATAATGATGATGGTGGTGAGGGAGATGAAGGTGGTGATGATGAAGATCATGGTGAGGATGATGAAGGGGTTGATGTTGATAATAATAACAAAGTTGAGGAAGAGAATGATAATGACTCTGGTTTTTTTGATGCAGGAAACACAGAAGCGAACAATGAACATCATAGTGAGGATAATGAAACTGACAGAGAAGAATCTAGACGTGATGAGGATGAAGAGAAGAGGATCAGGGAACGAATGTGGTTAAGCTTTATTAGATTTTTCTGATTCCATGCAAATGTAATCTTCCAAGATAAAACCAGGAAGGTCGAAGGCTGCTGTGTACGACTTTTAAAGGCAAACAATGAAAGTGCAAGTGGTGAGGATGAAGAAACGGATGATGATGATGATGATGGTAGTGATGATGATTATTATTATTCCTTGTGATGATGATGATTATGATGAAGATGATAGTGGTGATGGTGGTGAGGAACGTGATGATGATGAAAGTGGTGAGGATGAATATGAAGGTCATGTCATGAGGATGGACGAAGGTGGTGATGGTGATAATAATAAAGTTGCGCAGAATGATGATGTGCAACACCATCTTAAGGAGGAGGAGGACCATCAGGCATATGCCACCGCATCCTTTAGCAATTCCACAATACTCATCTAACCCATATGCTTCGCTACCACCAAGGACATCTACAGTTCAAACTTTTGAATACAACCAGGGACGTGTAGGTACCACTGAAGTACAACAACAAAATGGCCAAGCCATTGATCCTCAGTCAGGTACCAGAATGACCTCTTACCCTACCCTCACGTTAATGCAATCTGGTTATAGTAGGCCATTCTATGGAAATAATCCTATGCACCAAGGAGGTGATGAACAGGCAGAACGTGTTGCCGGTTCCTCAGTCACTCAATTCACACTCCATTCCTCAACAGCTTCACTTTCATTGTTTTCCTTAATGAAGTCTATGTTCATGGCATACATCAAACTCATGATTCTCTGTTTGTAAGAAGAGCTAAAAGACTGGGACACTGAATCTTATTTGTGTTGCTAAAGAGCTTGATTGTCCTCTGGTTGTCACTGCTTGTGTTAACTACTTGAAGCTGTTCCATGGGAGGACGGTGAAGATGGAAGTGATGTTGCGGTATCATCGGTCCAGAAGCAGAGCCTGTTCTTGCTCCATTGTTAATTGCTGATGAAGTAATAAAGCTTGGAGTCAAGGAATGTGTAAAGAGCTTGTTACCTAGATTCTTCCAGTGTCTAGAAGAAATGTCCATCAAACCAGCTTTGAAATGTAGTATTTTAAAGTGTTGTAAATGTACTTTTTTTTTTTTTTTTTTTTGTAAATGTATTTTAGTTCTATGTTTTCACGATTTGATACCCTAATGTTATTTTGTTTATGAAACGGAACATTTGAAAGGTAAGTGTGCTTTATATAATAAAGTTCTATGTTTTCACGATTTGATACCCTAATGTTATTTTGTTTATGAAACGGAACATACATTTGAAAGGTAAGTGTGCTTTATATAATAAAGTTCTATGTTTTCACGATTTGATACCCTAATGTTATTTTGTTTATGAAACGGAACATACATTTGAAAGGTAAGTGTGCTTTATATAATAAAGCTTGAAGAGAGTTTCTACTCTGATTTGATATCTAAGATGAAAGAGGAAGCCAAGGGTCAGACACTTAATCTTAGATATATCAATTACTTACAAAGTCATCTATGTGTGTTCCCTAATCAAGTGTTATGTTAGTGGCATACAACAAACTTAGGATTTTCGTTTTGTAAGAAGAGCTAAAGGACTCGGACTTGAAGAGAGTTTCTCTTCTTTACCAATGTACATCAGTCTAAACTAAACAACAACAAACGAGAGTTTACAGCTTGTCTACATAACAAACTGAAACAATGTACATGTTATACAAATCTATTAAACATTACATGAACTGAAAAGCAACTAATAAGCGAGGGATAGATATAATTGTTGAGTAGTCGCTCTTTCTCCTCACAGCTGCCCTAGTTTTTCCTGTCACAACCAACAATTACAAAAACCCATATCAGTGTAACTCTACAAGTGAACACAAAGGTCACAAGAAGAATCCATTAAGAAAAGAACCTGTAGCATCTGCATTAACTTTGGATTCTGTTCAAGAAGCTCACACAGCTTCTCACGGTTACTTAGTAGAGCCTGAAAGGAGAGTTAAGGATTAAGACTTAGTGAGGCACGTTATACAAATCAAAATAGCGCATCATTGCCAATGATGTGGATTACAGACCTGAATGGTTTCTGGGGACTGCAAGTAATCATGTAATGACATTCCCGATTCTTGTCGCTGAGAACTCCCAGCTCCTTGCTGACCTTGAACAGCCTGTTGCTGTGGCTGTTGCTGCACGTGAGAGATCTCTTGTTGCTGAGGTGGGTGATAGTAAGGCTGGACTTGCGGCTGTTGCATCATCTGCATCGGATGCAATGGAATCTGATACTGGTTTTGCAATGGTACTCCTTGCTCTGATGGCTGAGATAACTGCATGGATGGTCTAACATGCTGAGGAGGCTGCATAGGGCGTTGCAGCTGCATCGACAGTAGCTGTTGAGGGATTGAGTGTGGATTGAGTGACTGAGGAACCGGCAACATGTTCTGCTGCTGCTTATCACCTCCTTGGTGCATAGGATTCCCATAGAATGGCCTACTATAACCAGATTGCATTAAAGTGGGGGGAGGATAAGAGGTCATTCCTGCCTGAGGATCAATGGCTGGACCACTTTGTTGTTGTTCGGTGGTACCTGCACCTCCCTGATTGTATCCAAAAGTCTGAACTGTAGATGTCCTTGGTGGAAGCGAAGAATAAGGGTTTGATGAGTATTGAGGAATTGCTGAAGGATGCGGTGGCATATGCCTGATGGGTCCCCCTCCTGAAGATGGTGTTCCACGACTAAACGGGGAGGATTGATTCGAAAGAGAATCAGAAGAATGTTGCATCACATGTGAGCTTGATGGAGGTGGCACTAAAGGCAAAGGAGGCTGGTTTGGTAGCATTTTCTGATCATAAACCCCACGACCACTGAATCCACCCTGAATATGACCTGAATGTTGCTGCTGACTATTCTTTGAATAAAAGCCCTGAGGACCAACTCTAGGATCCATCAGATTCTGTCCTGAAGATCCTGGAATGTTGTTGTAACCAGGTACAAACCCAGAGTCGCTCTTCAGCGGAGCCATCTTGTTTGTTTCGTCTGCCTGCTCAACAAATTTCCTGTCTGAAGATATGCTTGGTTCCCGGATCAATGACATCTCGGGGCGTGAAACTGATATCCTCGATGAAAACTCGCTCTGAGCGTTCTCGTCAACGTTAGATGCCAATGGCGTGCCCATGTGGGAGAACTGACTACTTCCATTCGCATCACTCTCGGTTTCTTCAACAATGGAGTGAGGAGAGTTTTGTTCAACCATGACAGGAGCAGGCTGCATAAGGTTCTCATCGGGTTGAAGAAAGGGCAACTTGTCATCAGTTCCTTCACATTCCTCACCATCAAAAACTATATCTATCCCTTGTAGATCATCATCAGGATCGGCTTTGAATTGTTTGGGTTTACCTGCGACTTTTTCAGCTTCTCTTGCAGGAGTAGGGGTTTTCACTTGAGCGGCAGCCTCTCCAACCACAATGGTGGAGGGATTTTGGCCTCGTCTTTCTCTGGCCATATATTCATCAACATGAACAGAAGGAGGTCTACCACTGCTTGATCCCGCTCGTGAAATGGTTATTGCATTAGAATTACCAGCTGTATCAATACTCCTTTCCCTGGCAACATAGTCATCAACATGCATAGAGGGAGGCCTGCTGGTATTCGTCTTGCGCTGCCTAAAGGTATCTCTACGTGTAGGAGCAGGAGGGAGGGATGCAGAACTTAGTCCCCGTTGAATTGAACTTTGGGTCGGTATGTCAACAGAAGAGTTTTCGCCTTTAGCACGCCTGCTAGAGCTCTCCACAGTTGGTAGTTTCCTTTTAGCAGAAAGAGATGATTGGGGTAAACGCTCAGGTAATGTTTCTGGACATTCCCACCAGAACTTGTCTTCAAGTCCTCTTTGAAGGAAATCATCCTCCATGTTTTCAGAGTCCACGTCATCCATATCAAAATTCTCGGTAGAAACAAGAGCACTTTTGCAAGAGGTAATATCATCAATGTTTCCGTCTTTTAGCAACGACAGCAACGACTGTGGTACCTACAAGTTCACAAAGAGAATACAAAGGTCAGCGTCAAGAGAAAAACAGCAAAGGAAGTGGATTATGCAGGTACGGGTAATTAGTACCTCATGCAGACAAGGTTTGATCTCAGTTGTTGCTGAAGTATCAGATCCCGAAGTCATTGAACTCAACAGTGTCACCATTTGTTCAATCAAACCAATGTTTTCCACTCTAAAAGTGTCTGTATCACTAAAATCGCTTGGAAGGCCAAAGAGGGATTTTATTGCTGCAACCTTCTTCGAGTCCAAACTGGAAATAATAAGAAAATTAGACTAACGGAGCAATCCAGCAACCTTCTTCTTAGCTTAATTGATAGACCAGTTGGAAGTATTTATACGTGAACAGCATTAGACACAACTACGTATAACTATTAGGCTAATATCAAATGAACAAAACCAGATTAACTAAACTTAACTACAAAAGTGGCATCGGTGGACATTATGTTTCATGTATCCAACATACGTAGTGAAGATACCATACATCATCAACTAACGATTCTAACATGAAACACATGATACGTAGCCTATTAGAGTAAAAAAAATCCTTCCAAGTTCGTGTTAAACTACCAAGTACATTATGAAGGGACAGGGAATCACCTTTTACCATCGATGCATAATCTGATTGAGCCCACGCTCAGAACGTTTACTGCCTTTATTGCAAGAACTGATAACCCATCTTTTGAATTAACTGAGTTCAATAACTTGATCCAGCAGGACAGAAAAGGAGGATTTTTCTTCATTTCTACTTGATCGAGACTCAAATTATTTGTGTCATACGCAGGGTTCTCGGGGCCAGAAAACAGATGCACCAAAAGTGAAACAAGACAATCTTGACCTTCACTACACGAGACCAGGTCTTTGAAAGCGCAAAGACAAGATAAGAGCTCATTGCCAATAGGCAACACCTGTAAAAATAAAAAATTCTTAGTAATCAGATTTTTGCAAGAAAAATACTCTAAAGATGTCTATTAGGAGAGGTCATTGATATGAACAAAAATCTATTGTCACAATCAATCATAATTGAGAATCTGTGGAAATTTAGGTGCATCCTTTTAACCATATTCTCAAAGGGACTCGACGAGCAACAGTAGAACACTAACATAATGGCAGCTGGAAAACAATTGATAACATAGATCACTACATTGCTGACAAAATATACTATACCTGACAGAACTTCAGCACAATGGGGAAAATTGATGCACAATCTTTTGCACTCAAACTAGCCAATCTGTACAAATTGAGATGATTAACAAAAAAAAGCAATTAAGTATAAATGTGATCAAAATGAGGTAATACTAGTACAGGTAGGATCCGAGATATAAATGCACCTAAATGGTAACGTTAAACACCCCTGCAGGGAAAATACTTACAGCTCTTTCTTTGGAAAGCACGAGAGAGACATTTGCGAATGGCAAAGCAGTGAGATCGATCTGAAAACTGGAATACACCACCTAATCACACTAGACTCGGACACAATTCCAAATTCTTGAACCCTATCTTCACTTGGACAAGTGGAATCATAACATCGTTGAAGAACTTCCACAAGCAGTTGAACAATACCCTCCTCTAACAATAATCCCTGAAATGAATAAATTCCAGGTGATAAAGAAACAAAAACAAAAGTGAAGGGAAAGTGTGTTCAAAAGGCAAAGGGTTTGACCTTCGATTGCGGATGCTCTAATAAACTAGCCAAAAAATTAAGATATCGGTAGACCTGAAACAGAGGATAAGAGTGTTTAGGAACAGCAGTACATAGACAGAGAGTTAGAGAGGCAGAGCAAGCACCTTATAAGCTTCAGTTTCTCTTGTTGAGGACTCATCCAATATACCCTCTCTGATAGATGCAAATATGGGCCTCAGAAGGATAGACGCATGTTCAACCCTTTGACATGCAATACGAACTATGAAAACCCGAAGCATATCTTGAATGACCACCAATGCCTATTTGCATCAAACACACAATTAATGCTGAACAGATGCTAACAAAAGCCAAAGCAGCAGAGAAATACTGAAGCTAACAAGAAAAAGAAAAACATACAGATACTGCATGATGTTTGATAATCTTTGCAATCTTGTCAAGATTGGGTGTCAAATAATTTAGCAGCTTTTCAAGGGGGGCACGCTCCAGATACCAATTGATCTGTTTCTCCTTCTGTGGAGACATCAATGTCCCAACCGCCAACTTTCTAAGACCACTCAACAATGGCATGCCACTCTTCCAAAACCAGACTCCTTCTTCCGGGAGAATATCGCTCTTGCAGTGAGAAACAAATGAGGATTGAGATATAATCATTTTAAAGTATAAGACAGATAAATAGAGATTTTCTAGTTGCTAACATTTATATGAAATGAGTACATACATGTACAAAATTCCATCACAAAAGTTACGATAGAGTCATATCTATTTGGCTGGAAATAAATGAATTTTCGCAAAATTAAAGTTACGCATGCCGTCACAATCACCGAGTAAAAACTAATTCGCAGAAAGTGTAAGATATTCATACCAGAATGCAGAGGAAGCTACATGTTTCCTTTGGACCCAATGCAGGAACAGAGGATGTCTGGAAACCGGAGAGAAGAGAGTGGAATAGCCCAGGCATCCATCCATAAACTGGCCAGCAGACAAGGGCAGACACAATGAGGTGGCACACTGCTCCGAAGCCAAGAGCAGAATCTGGATAGTGGGAGGACAAATCAGCTGCACAAGCAGCTAGCTTCGGGCTGGAAAGAGAACAAGCTCAAAGCTTAGATTTGCTTATACATATCAGCATGTGATTTATACTAGTAAATCAAAAGACACAGTATCCCACCTGACTTCTCGATGTAGCCTTAGGAGCGCCTTCATTAGTTTGGTGTTTCTATACTGCTCCTTAGAATCCTTTAGATAGAAAAGACAATATCAATGGCCAGAGGAGAGATTGACACCGCATAATCCCGCCATTATAGAATCTCGGCAATAAAAATAAAAGCAGAACTAGCAATTAAATGTGAAAGAACTAATATTGTTTAAAAAGTAACAGACCTGTAATCTCTGGAGAACAGATATCAAAAGGACAAGGGAAGGAATTAACAGATCCACTAAGCTTTGCTCACGATTCCGTTCAGATAAAAAGTCAGAAATAGAACTGCTTCCATGATCGTCATCAACAAGATAATCTGCCCAAAACGAAGGAGCTAGTTGAGGGTCACTGATAAATATTGAACTATTGATCAGAAGTAGCTGAATACATCATACACATATGGAAGAAAGTTACGAATAGCAAAAAAATTATCCAGCAAGTGGGCGATTTAAGCTCTTCCCACGCATCTCTTAACATCACGTTTAAATTTAAGACTTAAATAGAAGAGTCAAAAGAGAGCATAGAATATACACTCGTTTACCATAAATATTAGACGACCTCTCAAACATGAAGCTGCAGTTGACCAAAATAGCATACACAACTGTAACCGCACCCTCGTCATATAAAGCAGCAGCAACAGTCTGTAAAAGGCACAACATTTTAGAACACTAAAATAAGAAGACTACACCATCTGAAGAGAAAAAAATTGCTGGACAAAATAATGGGGAACGATACATACTGTATTATCTGAAATCAGCGCTAAAATCCGAAGAGCTGTTGTCAACTGTGAAATCGATGAGTCAGAAAGGTTAACACCTTCAAAAGATTTCTCAAGGATAACTTTTTCGAGATTGTCTAGACCGTTCATCTCAGAGACATTCGACGATTCTCCAACACCATTCTCAGCCGATGTTAAATCCAGTGCAAGGATGCTTGATGATGATAACTGGGCGTCCCCTCCAGAAGCCAAGACAGCAGCATAACGTAAAAGGCCAACTACACCATGTTTGTGATAAACTACACCCGCATCAATCCATTTAAGTAATCGTGAAGGAGCATCTTTTCGATTAGAACCACCCGGTGATAAAGCATGCAAGGCCTTATGAAGGACGGGGGCATGTTCAATCCAAGCATGCAAGCATGATACAGTTGAGTCGGAGACTATGACTTCAAATATCTCAGCAGCTGAGTGACATATTGCTAGATTAAGAGGTGAAATTCCTGAAAAGGAGAATGTTAAGCAAGTAAGAGGGTTTGAAGGAAGATAACCAAGAGACTATGCCAAGATAGTAAGCTCAAAGATGAAGCAGCATCGATACCACTATTTTCAACTGCTGGATCCGTATCCTTGACTGAATTCAAAGCTTCAATCAAAACTGCTAAAGCCTAGAAAGAAAGATAAAGTATGTTACTGAAAAAGAGCAATACTATATCATTATTTTCCTGATTCCAGATTCATACCTCTGGGAAAACACCTAAAGTCAATAAAGCTTCACGCCCACAGTCAGACCTGCACTTGCAGAAGGGCTTAAGGTTTATTTCAAAAGAAGACGAAACAAACATAAGCAGATTGTGGAACATAGAGACATTCTCACCTAGAGACATCACGTAGCTCCCACAAAATCCCGAGAAATTCTTCTGTTTGTGGAGAAGATTTGAGCAAACGATCTACCGCACTCACCTGAAAGAAGTATGTAAACAATAGTAAAACAAAAATACAAATCTATCCATGTAAAGCATGTGCCCTTTATGGTAACATGAACCCACCACCCTCAAATGCACTTCAAGATTTATTCCAATTTCCAGTAAGCTGCAAGTAAAACCCTTGGATATCAAAACTGAAGCATAGCGCAGAGGGACACACTCCTCCTTGTTCAGATCAACAGATCCCTTTAGAGATTGTATTATTGTAGCAGTCAGTTGTGAATGATGTAGCAAAAAGCTCAATCCTGGAAAACAGAAGAAATCCGGCTATATTACAACTCTAATGAACATAATGATCAAGTGTGTTCTAATCGGAAGGCTACGTAAGAATACCTGTGCGAGAAAACATGAGGGAAAGAATGATGTTTCCAATAAACATTGCGATATCAGTAAAGACATCCAGAATGTCTCCAAGTTCAGAATGCAATCCAGGTATTGAGAGAAGTGCTGCTGACAAAGGAAGAAACCCTCGCTCCTGCTCACAATGAGATGCTTCAAGTAAGGTTTAGCAATTAGAATACTCTCTAAAATGATTTTAGGGACATTACGAGAAGGGGAAAAGATAGGCACATGACAGGCGACATATTCAGCAAATGGTTAAGCAATTAAGATAGTGCTGAGAGTAAAATTTAAAAACTAATTTAACCAAGATTTACCTTCAGAAGTGACAACATGTGCGAATCAGTTCCAGAGTTGGAAAAGGGACATGTCCATGAAGCAGTTAGTTTACTTGTGGCTTTGTATGACAACCACCCCTCAGAATGATCAAAAACCAAACTTCTGTCGGCGTAGGCTGATGGTGAGGGATCTTCAACTGATCCAAGTGAGTTCATCAGCTTCTGTTTTGATAGTCGGCAGTAACACAAGTGACGATGTTAAATGGCTGGTTTACATGATTGTATTAACGACAAAATAACATGAAATTATAATCAGCAAACCTGGAATTTTTGAAGTTGAGACTTAGCATCAGATAGCATATTCAGATTATGAGTTGCAGCCCCATGAGAATTGGAGAGACTTTCCAGTGCTGACAACACTGCAAACTGAGAGAAAAGTATTAGTAACAAGATACGTAAGGGACCTATTAAGATAATGCCAACCAAAAAAAGATTCTTAATATG
The DNA window shown above is from Brassica oleracea var. oleracea cultivar TO1000 chromosome C3, BOL, whole genome shotgun sequence and carries:
- the LOC106332466 gene encoding disease resistance protein TAO1-like, with translation MASSSSSSSLALIWLYHVFLSFRGEDVRKGFLSHVLKEFKSKGIIVFIDNEIKRGESIGPELVKAIRHSRVAVVLLSRNYASSSWCLDELVEIMKCREEFGQTVMTIFYNVDPSEVRKQTGDFGKAFDETCVGKAEEVKQAWRQALNDVAGIAGYHSSNWSSCQGDKIKVDPTIRTS
- the LOC106334751 gene encoding uncharacterized protein LOC106334751, with product MVRSEPCVLFAQTFVHPQLDEYVDEVIFAEPVIIIACEFLEQNASSSSQAVSLLGATSPPSFALEVFVRCEGESKFKRLCNPFLYTPSAPYPLEVEAVVTNHLVVRGSYRSLSLIVYGNIVKDLGQYNIILEGRSVTDIVNSTEGNLEDLPLVLHSVNRTIEECLSSLDIVSLPLAAVDVSVEVKRLLQLLVKVFDQLATDDVLNKFVDTVVSGVSSYVTDNVDFFLKNKNCTAVASSVDSGIFHDITDKVKKDILDLNEIQESDVPLGSSELLSFLESETNLATSQQLVDILSPYIQFESDSLCTAFPQLSKGKATLLGLSLAFLLCSGREGCLHFVNSGGMDQLVFLFGHDVQNSTTITLLLLGVVEQATRHAVGCEGFLGWWPREDGSIPSGKSEGYCLLLKLLMQKPCHEVASLAIYILHRLRIYEIISRYEFAVLSALESLSNSHGAATHNLNMLSDAKSQLQKFQKLMNSLGSVEDPSPSAYADRSLVFDHSEGWLSYKATSKLTASWTCPFSNSGTDSHMLSLLKERGFLPLSAALLSIPGLHSELGDILDVFTDIAMFIGNIILSLMFSRTGLSFLLHHSQLTATIIQSLKGSVDLNKEECVPLRYASVLISKGFTCSLLEIGINLEVHLRVVSAVDRLLKSSPQTEEFLGILWELRDVSRSDCGREALLTLGVFPEALAVLIEALNSVKDTDPAVENSGISPLNLAICHSAAEIFEVIVSDSTVSCLHAWIEHAPVLHKALHALSPGGSNRKDAPSRLLKWIDAGVVYHKHGVVGLLRYAAVLASGGDAQLSSSSILALDLTSAENGVGESSNVSEMNGLDNLEKVILEKSFEGVNLSDSSISQLTTALRILALISDNTTVAAALYDEGAVTVVYAILVNCSFMFERSSNIYDYLVDDDHGSSSISDFLSERNREQSLVDLLIPSLVLLISVLQRLQDSKEQYRNTKLMKALLRLHREVSPKLAACAADLSSHYPDSALGFGAVCHLIVSALVCWPVYGWMPGLFHSLLSGFQTSSVPALGPKETCSFLCILSDILPEEGVWFWKSGMPLLSGLRKLAVGTLMSPQKEKQINWYLERAPLEKLLNYLTPNLDKIAKIIKHHAVSALVVIQDMLRVFIVRIACQRVEHASILLRPIFASIREGILDESSTRETEAYKVYRYLNFLASLLEHPQSKGLLLEEGIVQLLVEVLQRCYDSTCPSEDRVQEFGIVSESSVIRWCIPVFRSISLLCHSQMSLSCFPKKELLASLSAKDCASIFPIVLKFCQVLPIGNELLSCLCAFKDLVSCSEGQDCLVSLLVHLFSGPENPAYDTNNLSLDQVEMKKNPPFLSCWIKLLNSVNSKDGLSVLAIKAVNVLSVGSIRLCIDGKSLDSKKVAAIKSLFGLPSDFSDTDTFRVENIGLIEQMVTLLSSMTSGSDTSATTEIKPCLHEVPQSLLSLLKDGNIDDITSCKSALVSTENFDMDDVDSENMEDDFLQRGLEDKFWWECPETLPERLPQSSLSAKRKLPTVESSSRRAKGENSSVDIPTQSSIQRGLSSASLPPAPTRRDTFRQRKTNTSRPPSMHVDDYVARERSIDTAGNSNAITISRAGSSSGRPPSVHVDEYMARERRGQNPSTIVVGEAAAQVKTPTPAREAEKVAGKPKQFKADPDDDLQGIDIVFDGEECEGTDDKLPFLQPDENLMQPAPVMVEQNSPHSIVEETESDANGSSQFSHMGTPLASNVDENAQSEFSSRISVSRPEMSLIREPSISSDRKFVEQADETNKMAPLKSDSGFVPGYNNIPGSSGQNLMDPRVGPQGFYSKNSQQQHSGHIQGGFSGRGVYDQKMLPNQPPLPLVPPPSSSHVMQHSSDSLSNQSSPFSRGTPSSGGGPIRHMPPHPSAIPQYSSNPYSSLPPRTSTVQTFGYNQGGAGTTEQQQSGPAIDPQAGMTSYPPPTLMQSGYSRPFYGNPMHQGGDKQQQNMLPVPQSLNPHSIPQQLLSMQLQRPMQPPQHVRPSMQLSQPSEQGVPLQNQYQIPLHPMQMMQQPQVQPYYHPPQQQEISHVQQQPQQQAVQGQQGAGSSQRQESGMSLHDYLQSPETIQALLSNREKLCELLEQNPKLMQMLQEKLGQL